A segment of the Bdellovibrio bacteriovorus genome:
GACCATGTCTTCATGGCTGTCTTCGGACATGGCGATTTCCTGAAGGATCACACCCTTTTCAAGGTCGAATTCCTTCTGGGTCAGCTTCATGTTCGAAACCAGATCCGCCAGAACATCCAGGGCTTTTTCCCAGTGATCCTTCAGAACCAGCGCATGATAACAAGTGTACTCGCGGGTGGTGTAAGCATTCAGCTCCCCGCCCAGAGCTTCCAGTGATTTGGCAATTTGATAGGCCGAACGGGTTTTGGTTCCCTTGAACACCAGGTGTTCCAGCAAGTGCGAAATTCCGGCCACGTCAGGAGTTTCATCCCGGGTGCCCGTCAAAACCCAAATACCCATAGAAACGGCACGGGACCCTGGATGGAGTTCACTCACCACCCGGATCCCGTTAGAAAGTTCAGATTTTTTGAACTTTGTATTCATCTATTACTGTAGCAAAGCCTTGCGGGAAAGCTTGATGCGACCAGCGCGGTCCACTTCAAGAACTTTCACATCGATGATTTCGCCTTCTTTAAGTACGTCAGTCACTGCGCGTACACGTTCGTTGGCGATCTCAGAGATGTGCAACAGACCTTGTGTGTTCGGAAGGATTTCAACGAAAGCACCGAACTCAGCGATTTTCACGATGCGGCCTTTGTAGGTCTTGCCCACTTCAGCTTCAGCGATGATGTCGTTGATCATTGCAATTGCTTTCTTGGTTGCTTCCGGATCAGCAGACGCGATGTTGATAGTACCGTCGTCCTGGATCTCGATCTTAACGCCAGTAGCTTCAGTGATACCACGGATCACTTTACCACCGGAGCCGATCACTTCACGGATCTTGTCTGGCTTGATTTTGATGGTTTCGATACGAGGTGCAAATTCAGAGATCTGACCACGAGGAACCTTCATCACTTTTTCCATTTCATTCAGGATGTGAGCGCGGCCTTCTTTAGCTTGCGCCAAAGCCTGCTCCATCACCTCGAAGGATACGGAGTCAATTTTGATATCCATCTGCAAAGCAGTGATACCGGCAGGAGAACCCGCCACTTTGAAGTCCATGTCACCCAGGTGATCTTCGTCACCAAGGATGTCAGTCAGAACCGCAACACGGTCACCTTCTTTGATCAGACCCATTGCCACACCGGCAACGTTGGCTTTCAAAGGAACGCCGGCGTCAAGCAAAGCCATGATACCGGAGCACACTGTACCCATGGAAGAGGAACCGTTGGATTCCAGAACTTCAGACACGATACGGATTGTGTAAGGGAACTTTTCGAAATCCGGAAGAACCGCTTTGATCGCGCGTTCAGCCAGGTTTCCGTGACCGATTTCACGACGGCTGGTACCGGACATACGACCCACTTCACCCACAGAGTATGGAGGGAAGTTGTAGTGAAGCATGAACTTGCGTTTCTGAAGACCCAACAATGAATCAACCATTTGTTCGTCGTCAGCCGTACCCAAAGTCACAGTACCCAATACTTGAGTTTCACCACGAGTGAACAAGCCGGAACCGTGAGCACGAGGCAGGATACCCACTTCGTTCGTGATCGGACGTACAGTTTTCACGTCACGACCATCAATACGAACAGCGCGGTCCAGAATCATGGAACGAGCTTCCTGGTATTTCAGATCTTCAACGATAGTGTTCAGTTCTTTTTTACGCTGCTTCAGAACTTCTTTGTCAGTGATGTCTGCAAGAAGAGCTTTTTCAGCTTCAGCCGCTGCTTCGTTGGCAGCTGCATAGCGGTCCTGCTTTTCTTTGATGGAAAGAGCCGCTGCAATTTTGGATCTCAACAGGCCTTCAGCTTTGCCTTTGAAGTCTGCATCGATGGATGGAGCCGTGAAAGCACGTTTCGCCACAGAGCCGGCTTTTTCACGCAACTCATCCTGTGCGTTCAACAGAGGGATGATGGACTGGTGACCGAATTTCAAAGCTGCCAAAGCGTCTGCTTCAGAGATGAATTTCGTTTCACCTTCAACCATCAACAAACCATTGCGAGTACCCGCAACGATCATGTCCATGTCGGACTTTTCCATTTGTTGTGGAGTTGGGTTGGCGATGAACTGACCGTCAACGCGAGCCACTTGCACAGCTGCAGTAGGACCGTTGAATGGAATGTCAGAGCAATGCAAAGCCGCGGATGCACCAAGGCTCGCCAGAATTTCCAGTGGGAATGCGCCATCCGCAGACAACACCGTCGCAACGATTTGTGTTTCGTGGCGGTAGCCTTCAGGGAATACAGGGCGGATAGGACGATCGATAAGACGAGCGATCAGAACCGCATCGTTGGTTGGTTTTGCTTCACGTTTGAAGTAACCACCTGGGATTTTGCCTGTTGCGTAGAACTTCTCGATGTACTCAACAGTCAGAGGGAAGAAATCCAGTTCAGAGGCTTTTTTAGAGGAAGTTGCAGTAACAAGAACCATGTTGTTACCGGAGCTTACCAAAGCGGCGCCATCCGCTTGTTTCGCCAAACGGCCTGTTTCGATGGTAATTTGTTTTCCACCCACCGATGTCGTGACAGTCGTTTTCATTAAATCTCCTTGAAGTTATCACAGAGCCTTATGCTCTGCTGCTGTGGCTTGAAACGACGAAGGGGCTCTGCGCCCCTTCATTGCATTTAGAATCTTTTGATTACTTACGGATATCCCGGATATCCAAAGCCTTGATAAGGTCTTGGTATTTTTTAACATCTTTGCGATGCAGGTAATCCAAAAGTTTTCTTCTTTTGTTAACCATAGTCACCAAACCGCGACGGCCGTGGTGGTCTTTTTTGTGTTTCGCAAAGTGGTTTGTCAAATCGTTGATTTTCGCTGTCAAAAGAGCGATTTGAACTTCAGAGGAACCAGTGTCCAGGTCAGAAGTTTTGAATTTCTTTACGATCTGAGATGTTTGATCTTTAGTGACTGCCATTAGCGTCTCCTTAAGTGTTTTCAGGTTGCCCTGAAATGGTTTTAGTTATCACATCCCCCTCGGGCGTCATGGCTGTCGCTCCAGAGAGATTTTTTGTGAAGTTATGGTTTAAACCCAAGCCCCATACGGGTCAAGAGTATTTAAATACCCTGCGTAGAACGAACCCCCGGCCGGGCTCCAGGCCGATCACGGCCAAAAGCTCGCCCCCTTCTTGGGCCAGAACCTGGATATACTGGTCCACATCGGGGTTGAAGGCGGAAATAAGCTGGGATCTAAGGTCATGGCTGATCTGGCCATTGCCCAAAAGGACCTTGTCCTGCCCCTTGATTCGAATACGTTTCACCTGAGGCAAAGCCAGCTCCATGGGAACAAAGGCCGGGCTTAAAATACCGCCTTTGACCGTGGCTTCAATCTGCTCCAGGGTCTGAGCCTGGTCAATTTTATAGGGTGAGGACCACGTCCGGCGCAGGCCGCTCATCGCCGCCCCACACCCCAGGGCCTTACCCAACAGGTCAATCCAGGTGCGAATATAGCTGCCCTTGCTGCATTTGATATCAAACTCAGCCCAATCCGGGCCGATTTCAACGGGCTCAATATCCCAGAACTTCATGACCTTCTTGGGGATGGCCACTTCCTGCTCGCCCCGGGCGTATTCGTAAAGCTTTTTACCCTGAACCTTGATTGCCGAGTAAATAGGCACTTCAACTTCCATCTCACCCTGAAGCTTCAGGGCTTCAGACAGGATCAGTTCACGGGTCAGGTGGTCGGTGGAGCTGGTTTCCAGGGTTTCACCGGTCGTGTCCAAGGTGTCGGTGCGAAGCCCGAACTGCGCGCGCAGACGGTAGCCCTTGTCCCCTTCCAGAATGTACTGGCTGAGTTTCGTGCCCTCGTTCACCAGGCAAGCCATCAGGCCCGACGCCATCGGATCCAGAGTTCCCGAATGCCCCACGGCACGCGTGGAAAGAATGCGGCGCAAACGCGCCACAACGTCATGGCTGGAGATCCCTGAAGGCTTATCCACCAGCAGCAGACCATTGAATTGATTTTTATTCGTCATCGGATTCGTCGGAACCTTCGCCAGGATTGTTGGCTTTACGCTCGAGCTCAAGCTCGTGAAGGATCTTTTCAACCTTCAGCACCTGCTCGGTGGCGTGATCCAAGTAAAAGGTCAACTTCGGACAATAGCGCATTTTCAGCTCTTTGCCGATGTAGTTCTGAATTTCAAAGGCACGCTCCTGAAGAAGATCCAGCGCTTCATCCTGCTGTTTTTCGTCCCCAAGAACACTGACATAGACTTTCGCGGCACGAAGGTCCGCAGGCATTTTCACTGAAGCCACCGTCACCAGGCCTGGCAACGGTGTTTTGAAACCACGAATCAGAAACTGAGCAATGGTCGCTTGAATTTCACGCTCAACGCGGGCAACACGGCGCCCATCACCCATATTCTTCATTAGTTCGCTCCGCCCTCTAGCTCGCGAGCCACTTCTTTTTTAACGAAGGCTTCCATCTGGTCGCCCACTTTAACGTCGTTGTAGTTCTCGATACCGATACCGCACTCATAGCCGGAAGCCACTTCTTTGGCGTCGTCCTTGAAGCGTTTAAGGGAGGCAATTTTGCCTTCGTATACAATTTTATTTTCACGCAGCAAACGGATGCTCGCGTTACGCTGAACTTTACCATCGATAACGAAGCAACCTGCAATCGTACCAACTTTAGGAACAGTGAACACGTTACGCACTTCTGCACGACCCAGGACTTCTTCCACGATGTCCGGAGACAACAGACCACCCATGGCCGCTTTCATCTGGTCGATCAGTTCGTAAACGATAGAGTACGTACGAACGTCCACGCCCATTTGTTTTGCTTTCGCCTGCGCACCCAGATCCGGACGAACGTTGAAGCCCAGAACGATACCTTTTGCCGTGTTGGCAAGAACGATATCACCTTCGTTGATACCACCCACTGCAGAGTGGATAACACGGGCTTTAACTTCCGGAGTGGAAAGTTTCGCAAGCATGCCGTTGATCGCTTCCAAAGAACCATGCACATCGGCTTTCAAGACGATCGCAAGCTCTTTCACGTCACCGGCTTTCACCTTCGCAAACACCTCATCCAGAGACAGTTTTGCCGCCGGAGCCGCTGCAGCTTTTTCAGCCTGTTCTTTTCTCAATTCAGAAACCTTGGTCGCCGTGACTTCGTCTTTCACGATGTCGAACTTGTCACCGGCCGCAGGAACCGCCTCAAGACCCAGCACCTCAACAGGGATACCAGGACCCGCAGACTGAACGCGCTCACCACGGTCATTGGTCAAAGAACGAACGCGGCCTTTCATGGTGCCAGCAACGATGTACTGACCCACTTCAACCGTACCGTCTTTAACCAGCAAAGTCGCCACAGGGCCTTTGCCTTTTTCCATCTTCGCTTCGATCACCAGACCGGTACCGGAGCGTTTTGGATTCGCTTTCAACTCGGCCACTTCCGCAACCAGTTTGATCTGTTCAAGCAATTCGGTGATACCCGTCTTCTTCAAAGCGGAAACTTCGCAGAAGATCGTGGATCCACCCCACTCCTCAGGAACGATTTCAAGCTCAGTCAACTGTTGCTTGATACGCTCTGGGTTGGCGCCTGGTTTATCAATTTTATTCACTGCCACGATGATTGGTACGCCCGCTGCTTTGGCGTGGTTAATCGCCTCTTGAGTCTGAGGCATCATACCGTCATCCGCCGCCACCACGATGATCGCGATGTCAGTGGCATTGGCACCACGGGCACGCATTGCCGTGAAGGCTTCGTGGCCCGGAGTATCCAGGAATGTGATCAGGCTGCCATCTTCGATTTTCACGCTATAAGCACCGATGTGCTGCGTGATACCGCCGGCCTCACCTTTGGCCACGTCCGCATTGCGAATCGCATCCAAAAGGGATGTTTTACCGTGATCGACGTGACCCATAACAGTCACTACTGGAGGACGAGTCACTGGAGCTGCATCCAGATCACCGAATGCCGTCTGTTCAGCAACTTCGTCCGCCGTTTTAAATACGTTTTGTGCTTCCCAGCCGAACTCAGGCACGATCAACGCGATCGTGTCGAAATCCAGATCCATGTTCATGTTGGCCATCACACCCTGTTTCATCAGTTCACGAACCAGTTGAGGAGCCTTCAGACCCATTTCCATGGCAAGGTCGCTCAACTTCATCGTGTTATTCACTTTTACAACACGCTTGTGAGCGGATGGAGTCGTGATCTGTGTTTTCATAGCGTCACGCTCCAACATGCCTTTTTTCTTTTTCGGTTGGAAGACCATCTCACGCTTACGGAACTCAACCGCATTGAATGAAACAACTTCTTCCTCTTTTTCGCCTCCGCGACCTGTCGCACCCGGACCCGCAGCCGCTGGCGCCGCAGGGGCACCAAAACGCTTGCGCTTGTCGAAGTCACGACCACCGCGATCCGCACCTGCATCCGCAATAGGTTCAGGCGGCTGATTCGCAGCTACGAAGCCTGTACGGATGTTGCGCGTTGGCGCTCCGCCCGCAGGGCGATTGAAGCCCCCCGGACGCTGTCCGGTGAAGCTTGCACTGGCACCGCGCTGCTCGCCACCGGCACGTGGAGTGAATCCACCTGCAGGGCGCTCGCCTTGAGGGCGCTGCGGAGCCTGGGACTGAACGCGGGAAAGATCCATGCGTCCGATGATATTTCTTTTAGGAGCAGAAGCCGGTGTGGCCGAGCTGGATACACCGCTCGTGCCCACAACAACTTCCTTCTTGCGGGCCTGAGGAGCCGGAGCTTCAGGAGCCGCTGGCGCCACCGGTGCCGCAGGAGTTTCTTTGGCAACCACAGGCTCGGCCTTTTCAACCGGCGCCGGAGCTTCCTCTTTCACTGCCGCTTTTGCTGGGGCTTTTTCTTCAACCGGGGCCGCTTCCACTTCCGGAGTTTCTTCAACTTCCTCCGCTTCCGCTTTTACAGCCGGCTTTTTCACCACGACACGTGTGGTTTTAGGAGCCGCTGCCGCCTCTTCAACTTCGCCTTCAGGCTTCGCCACCACTTTGGCTTTTGGAGCCTCGGCAGGCACTTCGTCTTTTTTACGACGAATCACAGGAGTTTTTGCCGCCGCCGCAGAAGCATCTGCTTCAGGAGCCGGAGCAGCTGCAGCCGCCTTTTTCGGCGCCGCTTTGCGAGCCGCTGTCTTTTTTGGTTTCGCCTCGTCAGCGGATTTTTCTCCGCCGCTGAGTTTAATTTTAATCTGCTCCAGAACTTCGGGCTCCAGCTCCGCCATGTGGCTCTTCACCGGCAAATGCCACTCGCGGATCTTGTCCATGAGGGCCAGCGGGGTCATCCCGATCTCTTTTGCAAATTCAAAAACCTTTGGATTACTCACTCAGTCTCCCTGCCTAGACCCCGGAACTTTCCGGGGCAGCCTGCCTCACCCTGATACTTTGCCAGGGCGGCGTTGTTGTTCTCTATCCAAATAACTAAAAACTACTCTTCTTCCGCTTCGAGTTTTTTCAACTCTTGTTTCAACAGAAGATCAGCCTGCTCTTTCGCAGACACGTTGGAACCTTTGTCCTTGGCAACTGAAGGAGCGGTTGGAACCGGCACACCTTCAGATTCATACTTCGCCACCAGGGCTTTGGCTTCGTTGGAAAGCTTTTCTGCCTTGTCTGGATCGTCGTAACCAGGGATGGTCATCAACTCATCAACACCTGCCGTCGCCACAGCCTGGAAGGAACCGAAGCCGGACTGGAAGATGTTCTGAGCCATGGTTTCACTCATACCCGGGATCAACATCAGATTGAAGATGGATTCCGCAGTACGGGAAGCCGCTGAAGATTCAGAAATGATATCCAGTTTCCAAGTCGTCAGTTTCGCTGCCAGACGCACGTTTTGACCGCGTTTACCGATAGCCAAAGACAATTGAGAGTCCGGAACAACGATTTCCATTTCGCGGTTCGCATCATCAAGGAACACGCGGGAGATTTCCGCAGGCGCCAAAGCGTTGCACGCGAAACGAGTGATATCCTCGTCCCAAGGAACGATGTCGATTTTCTCGCCACGAAGTTCCTGAACGATATTCTGAACACGGGAACCCTTCATACCCACGCAAGCCCCTACCGGGTCCACGGAGTTGTCTTTGGAACGAACCGCGATTTTCGCGCGCTGTCCTGGTTCACGAGCGGCAGCCATGATCTCAACAACACCGTCGTAGATCTCTGGAACTTCCATTTCGAAAAGTTTCATCAAATAACGTTCATCAGCGCGGGACATGATGATCTGAGGACCACGTGTCGTCTGACGAACTTCAGAAAGGTAACCCTGAATGCGGTCGCCTGGCTTGTATTGTTCGCCCGGGATCTGTTCACGAGGCGGGATGTAAGCCTCAGTGCGGCCCAAATCGACAACGATCGCGCCTTTTTCAACACGACGTGCGATACCGGAAGCGATCTCACCTTTGCGCTCTTCAAATTCGTTGAAGATGATGTTGCGTTCAGCATCACGCACTTTCTGCATGATGATCTGTTTCGCAGTCTGAGCGGCAATACGGCCCAGGTCGGAAGCTTCCATTTTGATACCGATGGAGTCATCCAACTGAACGTTTGGATCCAGCTTTTGCGCTTCATCAAGAGGAATCTCAACTTCTTCGTCGATGTACTTTTCACGAGGAACGACTTCCTTGAACTCAAACAGTTCAACTTCGCCGGTGTCTTCGTTGTAAGCTGCTTCGATCTCGCGGTAGGTTCCGTATTTTTTACGTGCCGCTACCAGCATGCCCTGAGTGATTGCATCGATAACAACCTGTTTGTCGATACCTTTGTCTTTTCCGACTTGATCAATCACCTTGGAAAGATCTGAAAACACATTTTCAGCCATGATTTTCCTCTCTCGTTACTTTTTCTGACCTTTAGTAAATTCAAAAACCAATTTTGCCCTGTCGATCATCGCGTACGGGATTTTGATCTCCACGTCCTTCACAACAAAGCGAACGCCCTGCTCGTCGGCGGATTCAAGAACCTCTTCGACGGTTTTGGCGTTTTTCCATTTCTTGTCTTCCACACCCATGGTTTCAAGCGCCTTGGTGGTTTTAATGTAAACCTTTTTGCCAATCGCTTTTTTAAAGTGCCATGGTTTCTTAAGATGACGATCCAGCCCCGGAGTGGAAACCTCCAGATTGTATTCGCCACCAGGAATCATCTCTTCATCCGCATCCAGGATTTCGCTCAAGCCGCGGGACACATTGGAGCAATCATCAATGCTGATCGCGCCTTCTTCTTCTCTGTCGATGAAAAGACGAAGCGTGCGCCCCTTGCCCAAACCAACGAATTCGATATCGTAAAGCAAACAGCCCTGCGCGGCCGCTACGTCGTTGGCGATCTTTTCTACTTTTGCCATCCAAGATGGAGACTCTGACATTTCGTTCAATCCTAAAAATAAAATAAGCTCAAACAAGCCCCTAAGAACCTGTCTCAGCTACCTCGTCGCACGTTTTGGGTCGACATGTGGGAACTGCCCGGGCGGGGCCGGTACAAAAAAAAATGGGCCTGCGGGGCCCATTGAACGGATCCAAATTAACAAGAAAATCGAAGAAGTGCAAGGGTTTATCTGCGCTGAGCCCCTGGGGGTCGGATGGGTCAGGACAGTGAGTACAAAATCGCCGTAGCCCCGTCCTTATAGTACCGAGGACGCCGGCGGACTTCTGTAAACCCGAGTTTTTCATAGAGTTTTTGCGCTGAAACATTCTCTTCATGGACTTCCAGCCACAGCGCCCGACCTTGACCCTTTGCGGCGATCATATGCCCCAACAGGTGCTCCATGAACCCGCGACGGCGAAACTGAGGATGGGTCGCCACCAAAGAGATCTCCCAAACATCCGGGGTTTCACGGTACAGGACAAAACCCGTAAGAACCTCGCCTTCGAACACGCCGATGGCTTCAGCCGTGGCCAGCTCGGCGCCCAAAAGATCCTGGGGCCAGTAAAAAGACGGCATCAACCCCTGCTCGGCATGAATCGCCTCCACCAGGGCTCGCATTGCGGGCTTATGAAGCCCTTTCAGAACTTCCACGTGCATAGTTATTCCGCCACGAAATTTCGGACTTTGTATTTGCGCTGGATGACTTCAAACCATGAGCGGATGCGCTCTTCCAGCTGCTGCTGCGCCAGGAACGCCTTGATATTGTCGCGGAAATCCTCAAACGGAGAACTTCCGAACTTGGCGCGGTTTTTCTCATAGTACGCCTGGGCCTCCTGATCCGTGATAATCCCGGTCATGGAGTTGGTTTTAAACTTTAAAAAGCTTTTGGCAATCAGCTTGCGTGTGGCGAAACGGCGAACTTCTGCGGACGTAGGTTCAATCCCCGCCCAGTAAGCCCGGCCCGCCACTGCTTTTTCAACTTTGGCCACCGCCGCATCGACTTCCGCATCCGGCACACTGGCGACATTGAAGTTTTCCGCTTCCAAAGCCACAACCTGCTCCAGCAACACCTGAGTCACCGCACCGGAAAACTCCGGCTGCCCCGGACGCACCTCCGGCAACGTGTTTTTAGGCAATTTTGAACTGGGCTCCAAAACCTGCCCAATCACCAAAGAAATCTGCACCTCTCGACTGGTCACCACATAATCAGAAACCTGCCCCACCGTTTCCGTCACCAGAGTCGCGGCAGAAGCCGAAATCGTAAAAAAGAAAATCAAAAGAAAGCGCATAAAGAAACTATGCCCAAGAAAAGCCGAGGAGTCTACATTTCCCCGAACCCCAATCTGTCTCCCCGCAAATAAAAAACCCCCGCTCTTTCGAACGGGGGCCTAACCACTTGAGGAATTTAACTTCTTACTTTTCTAATTAGATTAGAAATTTACGCGTCCGACAATAGACATTACGTAATACTGCAGTTTTTCGATCGGAGTCCCATACTGAGGTCCAGACATCCAGGTGTTTTCCGCGTTTACACGGCTGGAAAGATTCCACATGTAACGGAAGTCCACACCCAAAGAGTACTTCGGAGAGAACTCAAGGTCCGCACCCACGATAGTACCGATATCAATCGCGTGAGAGTTCGCCGTTGTATCGTTGTAGTAACCATAGTTGTCGTTAGACCAACTGAACGCTCTGTAAGAGTAAGACACCAAACCACCGATGACTGGCTTGATGATACCGCTGAACAACTGAACTTTCGCAGCCAACTGACCAGAGTACTGGTTCACGTCGATATTGTTCGGGATCCAGGTGCTGGCGTTGTTGTATGGATAGTTGTAGCCGTAGCCGTAACCACCAGAGTAGTAACCCTGACCTTCAACTGTGTAGTTGGAGTAAAGGAAAGT
Coding sequences within it:
- the pnp gene encoding polyribonucleotide nucleotidyltransferase; amino-acid sequence: MKTTVTTSVGGKQITIETGRLAKQADGAALVSSGNNMVLVTATSSKKASELDFFPLTVEYIEKFYATGKIPGGYFKREAKPTNDAVLIARLIDRPIRPVFPEGYRHETQIVATVLSADGAFPLEILASLGASAALHCSDIPFNGPTAAVQVARVDGQFIANPTPQQMEKSDMDMIVAGTRNGLLMVEGETKFISEADALAALKFGHQSIIPLLNAQDELREKAGSVAKRAFTAPSIDADFKGKAEGLLRSKIAAALSIKEKQDRYAAANEAAAEAEKALLADITDKEVLKQRKKELNTIVEDLKYQEARSMILDRAVRIDGRDVKTVRPITNEVGILPRAHGSGLFTRGETQVLGTVTLGTADDEQMVDSLLGLQKRKFMLHYNFPPYSVGEVGRMSGTSRREIGHGNLAERAIKAVLPDFEKFPYTIRIVSEVLESNGSSSMGTVCSGIMALLDAGVPLKANVAGVAMGLIKEGDRVAVLTDILGDEDHLGDMDFKVAGSPAGITALQMDIKIDSVSFEVMEQALAQAKEGRAHILNEMEKVMKVPRGQISEFAPRIETIKIKPDKIREVIGSGGKVIRGITEATGVKIEIQDDGTINIASADPEATKKAIAMINDIIAEAEVGKTYKGRIVKIAEFGAFVEILPNTQGLLHISEIANERVRAVTDVLKEGEIIDVKVLEVDRAGRIKLSRKALLQ
- the rpsO gene encoding 30S ribosomal protein S15, with the protein product MAVTKDQTSQIVKKFKTSDLDTGSSEVQIALLTAKINDLTNHFAKHKKDHHGRRGLVTMVNKRRKLLDYLHRKDVKKYQDLIKALDIRDIRK
- the truB gene encoding tRNA pseudouridine(55) synthase TruB; this translates as MTNKNQFNGLLLVDKPSGISSHDVVARLRRILSTRAVGHSGTLDPMASGLMACLVNEGTKLSQYILEGDKGYRLRAQFGLRTDTLDTTGETLETSSTDHLTRELILSEALKLQGEMEVEVPIYSAIKVQGKKLYEYARGEQEVAIPKKVMKFWDIEPVEIGPDWAEFDIKCSKGSYIRTWIDLLGKALGCGAAMSGLRRTWSSPYKIDQAQTLEQIEATVKGGILSPAFVPMELALPQVKRIRIKGQDKVLLGNGQISHDLRSQLISAFNPDVDQYIQVLAQEGGELLAVIGLEPGRGFVLRRVFKYS
- the rbfA gene encoding 30S ribosome-binding factor RbfA, giving the protein MKNMGDGRRVARVEREIQATIAQFLIRGFKTPLPGLVTVASVKMPADLRAAKVYVSVLGDEKQQDEALDLLQERAFEIQNYIGKELKMRYCPKLTFYLDHATEQVLKVEKILHELELERKANNPGEGSDESDDE
- the infB gene encoding translation initiation factor IF-2; this encodes MSNPKVFEFAKEIGMTPLALMDKIREWHLPVKSHMAELEPEVLEQIKIKLSGGEKSADEAKPKKTAARKAAPKKAAAAAPAPEADASAAAAKTPVIRRKKDEVPAEAPKAKVVAKPEGEVEEAAAAPKTTRVVVKKPAVKAEAEEVEETPEVEAAPVEEKAPAKAAVKEEAPAPVEKAEPVVAKETPAAPVAPAAPEAPAPQARKKEVVVGTSGVSSSATPASAPKRNIIGRMDLSRVQSQAPQRPQGERPAGGFTPRAGGEQRGASASFTGQRPGGFNRPAGGAPTRNIRTGFVAANQPPEPIADAGADRGGRDFDKRKRFGAPAAPAAAGPGATGRGGEKEEEVVSFNAVEFRKREMVFQPKKKKGMLERDAMKTQITTPSAHKRVVKVNNTMKLSDLAMEMGLKAPQLVRELMKQGVMANMNMDLDFDTIALIVPEFGWEAQNVFKTADEVAEQTAFGDLDAAPVTRPPVVTVMGHVDHGKTSLLDAIRNADVAKGEAGGITQHIGAYSVKIEDGSLITFLDTPGHEAFTAMRARGANATDIAIIVVAADDGMMPQTQEAINHAKAAGVPIIVAVNKIDKPGANPERIKQQLTELEIVPEEWGGSTIFCEVSALKKTGITELLEQIKLVAEVAELKANPKRSGTGLVIEAKMEKGKGPVATLLVKDGTVEVGQYIVAGTMKGRVRSLTNDRGERVQSAGPGIPVEVLGLEAVPAAGDKFDIVKDEVTATKVSELRKEQAEKAAAAPAAKLSLDEVFAKVKAGDVKELAIVLKADVHGSLEAINGMLAKLSTPEVKARVIHSAVGGINEGDIVLANTAKGIVLGFNVRPDLGAQAKAKQMGVDVRTYSIVYELIDQMKAAMGGLLSPDIVEEVLGRAEVRNVFTVPKVGTIAGCFVIDGKVQRNASIRLLRENKIVYEGKIASLKRFKDDAKEVASGYECGIGIENYNDVKVGDQMEAFVKKEVARELEGGAN
- the nusA gene encoding transcription termination factor NusA; the encoded protein is MAENVFSDLSKVIDQVGKDKGIDKQVVIDAITQGMLVAARKKYGTYREIEAAYNEDTGEVELFEFKEVVPREKYIDEEVEIPLDEAQKLDPNVQLDDSIGIKMEASDLGRIAAQTAKQIIMQKVRDAERNIIFNEFEERKGEIASGIARRVEKGAIVVDLGRTEAYIPPREQIPGEQYKPGDRIQGYLSEVRQTTRGPQIIMSRADERYLMKLFEMEVPEIYDGVVEIMAAAREPGQRAKIAVRSKDNSVDPVGACVGMKGSRVQNIVQELRGEKIDIVPWDEDITRFACNALAPAEISRVFLDDANREMEIVVPDSQLSLAIGKRGQNVRLAAKLTTWKLDIISESSAASRTAESIFNLMLIPGMSETMAQNIFQSGFGSFQAVATAGVDELMTIPGYDDPDKAEKLSNEAKALVAKYESEGVPVPTAPSVAKDKGSNVSAKEQADLLLKQELKKLEAEEE
- the rimP gene encoding ribosome maturation factor RimP — its product is MAKVEKIANDVAAAQGCLLYDIEFVGLGKGRTLRLFIDREEEGAISIDDCSNVSRGLSEILDADEEMIPGGEYNLEVSTPGLDRHLKKPWHFKKAIGKKVYIKTTKALETMGVEDKKWKNAKTVEEVLESADEQGVRFVVKDVEIKIPYAMIDRAKLVFEFTKGQKK
- a CDS encoding GNAT family N-acetyltransferase, producing MHVEVLKGLHKPAMRALVEAIHAEQGLMPSFYWPQDLLGAELATAEAIGVFEGEVLTGFVLYRETPDVWEISLVATHPQFRRRGFMEHLLGHMIAAKGQGRALWLEVHEENVSAQKLYEKLGFTEVRRRPRYYKDGATAILYSLS